Part of the Lytechinus pictus isolate F3 Inbred chromosome 18, Lp3.0, whole genome shotgun sequence genome, ttGACTTTCACTTTGTTCGATTCTCTCTCGCTGGTCCTAGATGGTGTAGAAACATCACTGGGTATGGGAACTGGATTAAATGGGTGTATCCCGCATGCCCGGAATCCTAAGGTGGCACTTGCGACCGAAGCAGTTCTCCGCCAAGCTCCTGCGAAAAGTGCGCTAAAGTTGTGCTCTGTGATGGTTGCTTGTGGATCCTCATGTAATAGTGAATCCCTCACAAATTCCCAGTTGTCCTGCAGTGAATTGAACACACATTGATTCAATGGTTGTAGGTATTCCTTGCCACGACTGGGCAAGCAGAACAGGATGATGTCGTGATCGATGCAGTATCGTTGCACCTTAACGCTCTTCACATATGATTTGTGAAGTCCATCGATGATAAGTAGCACTTTTCCTTCAACGGCATGCTTGCGAAATAGTTTCAGCCATTTTAGGAATGAGCCTTCGTTGATGGATGATATGTCGGGCAATCCATCAGAAAACTCCTCCCTCTTCTTTCCATTGAGGATAATGAACGGTGGGATGTACTGACCAGTGGCGCTACAACAAACAACTACTGCAGTCTCCTTGACACTGTTCTCTGAATTTGTTTCACTAATGCCCGACTTCATCCCTTTTAGCACAAGCGTGGACCCTGAGTGGTTCATCATTGTGAGACTGCACTCGTCAACGTTGTAAATTTTCTCCGCTGACTGGTGAAAAGACTCCCTGTCCATTATCCCACCAAGGCGATCAAAATATCTTGTAACCTCTTGCAAAGATGGTGCATGAGGCTGTGACAAGCTATCAGCTTTCCCAAGCACAATGTCAGGATGGCGTATGAGAAAGCCTTCAATCCAGAATTCACTGGCCAATCCAGACTCCCTATCAAAGATATGTTCAATGTTTTTGCTTTCTGCAAACTGATAACTAAGTCTACGCACATCGAGTCTGGATAAAATGAAACTGCGTGGTTCCATATCCAGGATAAGGCGTACCAACTCAGCTTCATTTTCATCTCCAAACGCAGATTTCCAGCGTTCATGCAATCTAGTTTTCACATCAGCCTCCGAAATTTCACCTACTGTCACTTTCATCTTTCCTGTTACTGTAAACTTGTGTACTTTGATTTCTTCTTGCTTCCTTTTATTGACGGCTCCGGACATATCTGTACGAGGTCTGGGAGCATCTGATTTCACCAAACGTTCACAAATTATCTATAATAAGagaaatataatacatatcTGATTTACAACACGGTCTTTGATAAAATGACCGAAACACattctttacaaattaaaatgtGGTTTCTACACTTATATAAAAGGTAAAGAAATTGTGAATGTGTCATGGAAAGAATCTAGTCCTTTGAAGCTGTTACAGAGTTTGTCAAGTTATACATCATTTATATACTGAACATTCTTGTGCTAAATCACgcacacaatatttcaatggcattttaaagggaCGGATTAACTTTTATTTGTCAAAAATATGGTAAAAACATATACAGTACCTCTAAAAGAATGAGGGGTTTCATTACTTTGTTACACAGTACACTACAGGAATGGTTGCCAATACTTGTGCTAAATGAGATaatcaaaatttattcctttttaACATATATTGGGAGTgcattcatattattttgaagGGGAGGGGTAGTAAATAAAAagtaaacccccccaaaaaagaatttttaaaatttgtaaagaaaaaccaAACACAATTACAGCAAAACCGTAATGGTTCAGAGCTCTGTATTACCTTTGCTTTAGTACAAGCCTTGCTTTCTAGTTGATTACTTCTCTTTAGAGGTGCTATGCCAGGAGATAACCTCTTGTTGATTGCAATGCATGCAGGGAACCTAGGGTAACAGAGTTTGAATGAATACTTTATTTCATCACATTGGTACATCAAAAATAGAATCGTATCAAGGCTTGGTAGAATGCAAAGATATTAATTTGGGGATCACTCATTTCTTTCtatcactctttttttttttatataaaccaTAGGGCTGCCATTTAACAAATGTGTTTGATAACAGAATAGAGCATAAGATATCGCATACATACACACCCAAGGTTTACTGCCACTTGATCTACAATACATTTATCTCTTGCCTATTTGGTCTCATTTCACATGGTCTAATCTCCTTTTGTCTATAAACCAATTCAGTGACACTACCTTTGCTCCAGTGACACTTGCTCCAGGgtttatttcatctaagatagggttagggttgtaATAAGGTCTTATGTTGTGTTTAGGATgaggtatagtgttaaatccagggctACAGTAAGTCACTTGATTAGAGCGTGGAATTTatagcggagcaattgttgccagAGCAAATGCCATGGAACCACAAATTCATTGACATAAAAAATTGTCTAATTGTCATTTGgcccattttgtctaatttccagttaggcTATGACTAATATCTAATTGGTCAAACACCACTACAACTTAACATCAATAGGCAAATACCAAGAttttcatatatacatacattagCAAGTTGGCTTCTGTATTTCCGaatacacaattaaaaaaattcagttgACAGAAAAGGAAAAAGTAAGTAGACAAAGACAAACTGACAAAGTAACAATTAGCCTTGTCAGCAACATCATACATGATGTCATTTGATAAATTATTCCTGTGAGTCATACTTGTGTGCATGGAGTGCTGCAGAAGGTGTGTGTCCAGAGTCAACAGGTTTGTTGTCTATCTCAGTGATGTCTCCAGAAACACTGCAGGAGTCTGATGCTTTGACACACATCACAGGATGGTTATGTGTAAAAGACAGCCGGATCACTGTTGGTAGCTCTCCGACGTGAACATCCAATGacctaaaataaaatgtatacaaaaaatagtgataataataatggtattttatttcaagaatGTTCGCAGCATGATCTGAAATGTACAGAGCTTGTACATATAAAAACAAACGAAAATGTAACTACTTTATACAATGTGGCGTTAATGATCAAATTTCCTGCATAAAGGTTCGTCCTATTCCTATTCTTTAGATTCtgaaatcttctttttttctggagTACCAGTATATAGACTAAGAATATCACACTGACTTCATGTCTGTGAGTTAAATTGTATGCTTACAAAGTAATACTACTACATGAAACAAACTGGTGGATGATAGTGGATATTGGTAACTTAGATTTCAATAgattaattttattcttttttttttgtactgaTTCTGGATGATTCCCAAGTCCCCGCTACATCTCTACTTCTTACCAAAATTCTCATCTCGGTACATGTAGTGTTCTCCCCCTGGTGCTATGAAACGAGTGCTcatataagaataaaaaataatgattataagtCCCATAGTTCATTAAAGTAACAGACTTGATACCATGAGTGGTGCCAGAACATCTAGAGCCCATTTCAAAAGGCTGACAACTATTGTGACTTTGCCATTaaaactaccatggtaacagggctcgaCAGCCAATCACATTCAAGGACTCCATACAAGTtagttacaataatggcaaagtaaCTTACATTAAAGGGGCGAATCATTGTGTGTAAACAATGGGTCGACCCTCAACTCTTCTGAATCGAACATTCTGGACCCACTGGTTACAATGTACAGTAGCCTACCTGTTTCTCTTGGGCACCCGTTTGACAGCGATACCCAGAGTGGCCGGGCAGTTGGTGATCTTAGTCCTAGAACTTGAACTGACGGGACGGGATTTACGGAAACTGCCATGCTGACACCGGTAATGTGCACTGAAGATATTCTTGAGCCCACCTGCCTTCCCCGTCCATAATAATCGCAGATTTGTACGCGTCTTTTCCTGGAACAGCCTGAGCCAAGTACGAGCATTACACTCAGTCTTTATATCCAACCTGAGGAGAGCAGTGATGCCTTCATCAATGATGTCAAACTGACAAACGGTATAGTTGTACCCATCAGGCAACAACTCCTATTGAAGAGACATACAAATCTAATGAAAATAATCTATTGATCACATTTATGGCCTTGTAAAAATCCTTGAAAACTACAGTATGACCCCATTTTTTGTTTAGAGCAATGAGATTATTACTACTGAGGCAAaaatgaacaacaacaaaactttGCTATTACCCGATAAACCTGCCagctttgatattttattaaagTAGAtatggaaaaagaaaataaatattgtgaCAGGCACTATTTTCCGTAATTCTCATAATTTCCtaatattaaaattaacatatGCCTCTTCAATGATCTTGGTTTCTAAAAggcaccctcccccccccccccaatatccCAGTGCGTATTGAGTGTAACAAAGCTTGCATGCCCTTGCAAAATTTCTCCTATCCAATTAATGGccttatttttctcaaatctCCTAAAATAAAAGACCTTATCTAGATTCTAGTACCAGTCCTgaaattttaaatgaaaataaaaacatttagcctataaataatattaaaaataattttgattggcaCATTTATTCCCTTATCACTTAgttgtttaaaaacaaattacaatCAACAACACCTAGCCTGACCAATCTCAAACTTCAAAAGACAAATACAGCTAACACTgtctgaaagaaataaataaatatagaaatcGATTAAATAGACATTTTAGAAAGGAGGACTTGGAAATGTATAGGAAAAAGAAAGCATATGCCCCAAAAATAAAGAGACGAACATAAAAGGAATACTGGTTAAATTACTGTCAGTCTTTGTGGAGAACATCCAACTTTATAGGAAAAGTATGGGAAAAGGTAAAAGGACTACAAAATGGTTCTGTCTCAAAACATATATTTCCCAATTTATTAACAGAAAACAATACACCAGTAGCTAATGCTCAAGAAAAGGCAGAATTTGTTGCTAAGGCTTTTAAAACAATAGACAATCGATTAGACAATGACGAGATTATTAGAagaaattcatttgaaaatttaatacaaaatacGATCAAAGAAAGCTGCTCCTCTGAATCACCTCTTTATGATGAATTTACATATAATGAATTAACAAGCGCtgttacagaaatgaaaaaatctGCAGCAGGAACATATGGTATCAAATCAATTATGACACAACACCTACCAAAAATAGCTCTTCAGTTCATATTAGTTTTAGTAAACAATATTTGGAATTCCTCAATTCTACCCTCAGATTGGCATTATTCTATCCAGATCCCTGTACTTAAACCAGGTAAAGACCCAACAAACCCTTCTTCATATCGACCTATTTCCTTGACATCAACTTTCTCCAAACTGATGGAAAGAATGGTTAAAAATAGACTTGTATGATTCATGGAGCGATGCAGTATCCTGACACCAACACAGGCTGGatttagaaaaaatagaagTTCTTTAGATCAGCTCCTCAGATTAGAaacggacatacatgtacagaaagGATTAGCTAACAAGGAGTATGTCCTAGTTATTTTCATTGACCTTGAAAAGGCATACGACCTTTTATGGAGAAAGGGAATAGTATTTAAATGTCATCAAGCTGGTATAAAAGGAAAAATGTTACAGtggattaattcatttttacaagatTGATATTGCAAGGTAAAAATTAATGGCCAATTATCTTCACAATTTGTTCTGGACAATGGAACGCCCCAAGGTAGCACTTGTTATTAGtcaaattttgttcaatttaatgTTGAATGATCTAAAACTGAtagaaaaat contains:
- the LOC129282133 gene encoding uncharacterized protein LOC129282133 gives rise to the protein MDPNWKTKLDFCTEDECLDRCGVNSEITRLCELLPDGYNYTVCQFDIIDEGITALLRLDIKTECNARTWLRLFQEKTRTNLRLLWTGKAGGLKNIFSAHYRCQHGSFRKSRPVSSSSRTKITNCPATLGIAVKRVPKRNRSLDVHVGELPTVIRLSFTHNHPVMCVKASDSCSVSGDITEIDNKPVDSGHTPSAALHAHKFPACIAINKRLSPGIAPLKRSNQLESKACTKAKIICERLVKSDAPRPRTDMSGAVNKRKQEEIKVHKFTVTGKMKVTVGEISEADVKTRLHERWKSAFGDENEAELVRLILDMEPRSFILSRLDVRRLSYQFAESKNIEHIFDRESGLASEFWIEGFLIRHPDIVLGKADSLSQPHAPSLQEVTRYFDRLGGIMDRESFHQSAEKIYNVDECSLTMMNHSGSTLVLKGMKSGISETNSENSVKETAVVVCCSATGQYIPPFIILNGKKREEFSDGLPDISSINEGSFLKWLKLFRKHAVEGKVLLIIDGLHKSYVKSVKVQRYCIDHDIILFCLPSRGKEYLQPLNQCVFNSLQDNWEFVRDSLLHEDPQATITEHNFSALFAGAWRRTASVASATLGFRACGIHPFNPVPIPSDVSTPSRTSERESNKVKVKVKEEEPVCITETQPDSPVVQERTGAEYAAINAKCTGETEASNAHMSSSHVVAKGADGEPLHSCGCCGGFTCSECDQGWIAC